The following are from one region of the Pleurodeles waltl isolate 20211129_DDA chromosome 4_1, aPleWal1.hap1.20221129, whole genome shotgun sequence genome:
- the LOC138287002 gene encoding olfactory receptor 5AP2-like: MEKTNHTLITEFILLGISDIPEMQIFMFFLFLMIYSITLVGNWGILVIVWVSPSLHSPMYFLLANLSFVDICYSTTITPQSLSHLLMERKTISLKGCAAQFFFFAVFGTTECFLLAVMAFDRHTAICHPLRYMVIMNRRTCLQLVATSYIGGLVTSAINAGCVFRLSFCGPNMIQHFFCDVVPLLRLSCTAIFFNKILVYTFSSIITVSTVLVIVASYVSIISAVLRIRSTVGRLQAFSTCASHFTCVLLFYGTVFFIYMGSVSSTSQDPDRVVSVFYTTVIPMLNPLIYSLRNRDVKGSFRRIIACTY; encoded by the coding sequence ATGGAAAAGACAAATCACACCCTTATCACCGAATTCATCCTCCTTGGGATTTCAGATATCCCAGAAATGCAGATCTTTATGTTCTTCCTATTTCTAATGATATACAGCATTACATTGGTGGGAAACTGGGGAATCCTGGTCATTGTTTGGGTGTCACCTTCCCTTCATAGTCCCATGTACTTCTTGCTTGCTAACTTGTCCTTTGTTGACATCTGCTACTCAACAACCATCACCCCACAGAGCTTGAGCCACCTGCTAATGGAAAGGAAAACCATCTCTCTCAAGGGGTGTGCTGCTCAGTTCTTTTTCTTTGCTGTTTTTGGGACTACAGAGTGCTTCCTCCTCGCCGTAATGGCCTTTGACCGCCACACCGCTATCTGCCACCCACTGCGTTACATGGTAATTATGAACCGGAGGACTTGCCTTCAGCTTGTGGCTACATCCTATATTGGGGGTTTGGTGACCTCTGCTATCAACGCAGGATGCGTCTTTAGACTCTCATTCTGTGGGCCCAATATGATCCAACATTTCTTCTGTGATGTCGTGCCACTCTTGAGACTTTCCTGCACTGCAATCTTCTTCAACAAAATCCTGGTGTACACGTTTTCATCAATCATTACTGTGAGCACTGTTCTGGTTATTGTTGCATCATATGTCTCAATCATCTCCGCAGTGCTGAGGATCCGCTCCACAGTAGGGAGGCTTCAGGCATTCTCTACCTGTGCCTCCCATTTTACATGTGTTCTGCTTTTCTACGGCACAGTCTTTTTCATTTATATGGGATCAGTCTCAAGCACCTCACAAGATCCAGATCGAGTTGTTTCTGTATTTTACACCACAGTGATCCCCATGTTGAATCCCCTCATCTACAGCTTGAGGAACCGGGATGTAAAAGGTTCCTTTAGACGGATCATTGCATGTACATATTGA